In Theileria annulata chromosome 3, complete sequence, *** SEQUENCING IN PROGRESS ***, the sequence ggATTTGACAATGTGTATATTCCAAGAGTTGGTGAATTTGTAAGAGTCAAGTTTGGACGTTACGCGGGAGACTTGGGCCAAGTTTATGAATCCGATGAAAACACCTCCACAGTCACACTTAAGCTTATACCCAGAATTGATCCATCAATACTCtcaaataatgataattttaacgATGGATTTGATGGAATTGATTCAATCAACTCAATTGGTACAGTTGGTACAGCCGCCCCAGTGAATGGAGtaaaaaagaatataaagtataataaaatgttatttgATAGAGATGCAGTGGAGTTGAATGGAGGATTAATAGAACATGGAATAATACCAGGAACATTCCGATACCAAGGAATGACATTTCTAGATTCGGGACATATTTTGCAAAAGTTCAGTTCAAAACGTTTAGTGACGCAGGATGCAGTCAACCCAACATTGGCAGAGTTGCGGGAGTTCTCAACAGACTCCTCACTAACCGAAGTTTTGTCACATGTGACGAGATCAGCAGGATCGAAGAGTGCCCTGTATAAACTAGGAGACCGAGTAAAGGTAGTCAAGGGTGAACTAATGAGTGTAACGGGTAAAATAATAGGAGTTGAAGCTGAGGAGGTTGAAGTTCAGCCAGATGACAAAGAGCTTCCAAATTTCAGAATAAACCTAAACTCAGTGATCAAGGACCTGGTGGAAGGAGATAATGTACGAGCAATTGGAGGGTCAAATGAAGGGAAAACCGGATTGGTGGTTATGGTCAACGCCAAGAACAGAAGTGCATTGGTGTTTTCGCCCCAGACTGGAGAAGAGTTCAAGAGCACATTGGAACATTTGGCATTGATTCCACGTGAGGGCCTGGGAGATGAGGGTTCAAAAGTAGGTGGAATTAATGGGTTTGTGGTTACAGACTTGGTCCAAACCACCAGCGGAGAAGTTGGAGTTATCATATCAGTAGAACGTAGCGGCTCAGTTACAATCTTGACAGATGGGAACAACCGCCTGAAAGTATCCCCAGGCCAAATTACGTGCAAACGGACCTCGGTAGGTAGTAGTAGTCGCGATTTCAATAACCAGCCAATAGAGCCAAGACAAAGAGTAATGGTAGTAAGGGGAAATTATCGTAATAAAACAGGCCAAGTGTTACATTTGTGGAGGAatactttatttttatcagtTGAAAATGATGTGATTGTGGTCTCGTCAACTGATTGTTTGAGGGCTGGAAATGCTACCAGTACAGCTACTAAACCAGTTACAACAAATGCACCAATAGGAAACGTAAAACTAGTTAGAAAGAACCCATTAATAGGGAAGACGGTTAAGATTTTACAAGGCCGTTACAAGGGTCTATTAGGTGACATTATCCATGTTGAACCTACCCAATTCACAATTTTACTCAAAGTTAAGCCGAAAACTGTTAGGTATCCTAAATCAGAATGTGTCATACTTGATAATTGGCATCACAATATTAGATATGCCAATACATATTCCAATAATTCAAGAATTAATACTACCAGTACGGTGTTAGGTTCTACGGgtattaatagtaatatGGATACCTACAGTACTGTAACTACTACTACCGATATTAATGCACTTGccaatactaatactacaGTTCCCACTAACACTACTACTCCTGGTACTACAGTGAGTGGAAtagttgaaaataaaatgtcaCCATGGTCAGTTGAAGGAGTAGTTGTGAAAGTCATTGGCCCAGGAGGATATTATGGGAAAATGGGCGTGGTTGGTGAGGTGTTTGAGAATATGGTCGACACCTCACTTCAGGTATTACACGTCATGGTTGAGGAGGACTACATCGCAATAGCAGCAGAGTCAGTAGAGCCAGTGCCACCAAGTAAGCCAGGAGAACAGGCTCTAGTGTTCTCCATGGGTAAAGATAAGTTTGGAACCGTTGTTAACGTCTCTGGAGATAAAGTCACAGTCAAATTAACAACCGGCGACGTAGTCACTGTAGATAAAGAAGGAGTCGCCCTCATGTCAcaacaataatttttataatttttaatatatatattttaaaatatattaaatcttttaaaatctattttaaaacaaattaatgatGAATGACCCAATCGTCGTTGGAATTCTTGATGTAGACGTCTAAGCCTTTATTATAgtacaaatataataatccCTCGTCACAATAACATGTCAGTGCGGTTGGAACAGTTTCGCGAGGTCTCAACTTCCAAACAACCCTGTTATCATATAAGATGAGAGATATATCTGTCCCAGGATTCAAATTGTAAGTAAACCCGTTAAATGGCTCAAGTAAAACATTGTACTCACTGGGGTCGATTTCTGAAAAACTGCGAAAAAAGTTGTCACACAGTTTAATTGGAGGAAGATTAAATCTCCTCCGAGTCCAGCGCCCATTCTCGAGGTAGCAGGCAACCAAAAGCCCCTCAAACCTAAACACAACCCTCTTGTTACGCTTGTAAGTGAGTGATAAAGGCTGTGGACGACCTGGTAACCTCTTCCAAAGAGTTTTcttattgtattttatagcttttaattttactttGGGCATAAGCTCAAACAGGTAATTATCACCATCTGCATTCAAATCATAAGCTGATGTCGTAACCACTTCATCATTTTCACCGAAAAAACGAAGTTCTTTGGGGATTCGGATTGTAGTTTTAACCCAATCATTCATCTGCTTAGTGCAGATGATGACTTTGTCGACAAATTTGATTGTGATGATGTCATTCTTCTTGTCGTGGACCACAGATTTCGGTTTCGAGTTCCCGTCCTCTTCAGGGTCCCACATCGTAATCTCATCCTTATTTTTGTTCTTATCCTCGGGAAATATTTCTGGCTCATTGAACTTTTCTTCCTCCTTTTTAAATTCGCTGTTGTAACAGTCTGTGGTCTTTGGATTAGCGCACAAGCCTCTGAGTCTACTCAGTTTACGGACCTTTCCTGAACCCAATTTAAGATTAAAAGAGCGAATGTTAATTGGTTTTATTCGTTCATTTTTGTGAAAAAGACTTAGTGAATTATTTTCCAGATCAAGTAAAATGCCTACTGGAAATCCAAATTCATCCTCTTCAAAGTACCGCCAAACGAGACTCCCCTCGTACCTTAACTCGAAACACTCCTTTAGAAACATGGTTCTCAGTATCAAGCCTTGTAAGTTAATTCTATAATCTGAGACCATGAACTCTTGTGAGTCCTCTCCTATGAAACTCAAATGacaaaaattaatcttCAAATGTGTAACATCAATCCACTCTCCGCCGCTACTTCTTCCAAATACTATAGGTTTTAATCCTCTAAGTTCTGCTTTGTACTCGTTTAAGTTCTCCAATGTTAATTCATTGCTTGGCATTTcactttattattactaacTTTATTATCATTGGGCATTTTCCTTATTAAGCCAttcttacacatttctaCATATTTACCTTATACCATATAACATAAcattatatagttaatttttatataatatatattgaatagattaatatttattataatttatcgTAATATAAGTACACATAAGATTCaagaataatattataaattattatttgcTATTTGCGTTAATTGTGATGGAACGGTTTGATTAACTTTTGTTAGTAGATTGGACAAGTCCTGTGCGAATTTTACTTTTGATGGACTCAAAGTATCAATTGGGAAATATAATAGAGATTCTCCTTTATTATTTCCTCTACCAGTTCTTCCAATTCtatattaaacattaaGTATACATAATTCCATTAGGGTGGTTGCTCTAACTACATAACTAACTAAtcctggaaagggagctaaatatagtaggtatataactaactactaatAGGTGATAAATAACGGTATATCTAGAAACCCCGTAAAGGGCTAATGGTGAACCagacaccgtaatggaATAACGTACCTATGAATATAATCTAATAATGATTTAGGAAcatctaaattaataacataATCAATATCTTTAATATCAAGTCCTCTGGCAGCAACGTCAGTAGCGACAAGAATATTGAACTCTCCTGAGCGGTACATATTGAGAATACGTTCACGTTGATTTTGAGTCTTATTACCATGAAGTGAATATGCTCTAAATCTACGGTACCTCAATGCACTGGTGAGTTGGTCCGCAAAAGACTTGAGATCAGAAAAGATCAACACCTTCTTTTCAGGTGCCAATGAACCCAAAAAgtcaaataaattatccTTTACTTCATATGAATTTGGAAACTCAAAATTTTGCTTTATATTCGGGTTCGCTGTTAATTCCAAATCTCCAACctaatatattcatattaattccgttacggtgcttggtcaaacaGTACCCGGTGaggggtataactaactactgtagATAACTAATTAAAAGCCCCTCAGGGGCTAATGGAGGACTACTGTCGGTGGAcctgacaccgtaacgtacttgtatatatattgaatTGGGTTTACAAAATTCTGAAGCtaatcttttaatttcaGAAGGCCATGTAGCAGAGAACATTAATGTTTGTCTATCTGGTCTGATTTGTCCCATTATTTTCCGAATCTGTGGTTCAAATCCCATATCTAACATTCTATCTGCCTCATCCATTACAAAGTAACTGACACggtttaatttaatagcTCCAGTACTGAGATACTCAAGTAACCTTCCAGGTGTTGCGACAATAATTTCAGCTCCATTTTGTATCTCTCGCACCTGTGAAAGCTTTGGTGTTCCTCCATAAATCGGTATTAAACGTAAATTAAGAAGCCTAGAATAAGGTTTGGCCTCCTCAGCAATTTGTACACACAGTTCTCTAGTCGGGGATAAAACAAGCATTATTGGACCTCCTTTACCAACTGGTGGCTGTGCCAACAAATGTAATAGACCAGGAAGtaaaaatgttaatgtCTTGCCACTTCCAGTTTGTGATACACCAATTATATCTCTAcctataaaattttataactaaaattcctccgttacggtgcttgctcaaACGGCACCACCGTAAAgtaaataactaactaatcCCCGCAGGGGTATAACTAGGTAAATAACTAAAGGAACCCCTTAGGGTCTAACGGTGTACCGGACACCGTAACGCAAACCTGTTAAACAAGATGTCCAACCAACTTTTTGTATTGGTGTTGGTTCAGTAAATTTGGattctttaataattttttgaaTAGGTTCATTGAAAACAGCCTCATCAAAAGTAGTAACAGGTTTAGGAAGTGGATGTTCACcttcaataataatatcatgtgattttaaaatcttcTCAATCTCTTCACCAGGTCTACTATCCGCTTCATAACTCAAATCATAAAAATCCTTCTTTATTTCAACCAATTCTTCCTTTTCCCAATCTATTAAACTTACTGGTATATCATATCCTCTACctaatattcttaattagTACTGACTAGACTAATTAACTACCACTAACTAACACTAACTACCTACTGTaaactacttaactactcctaCTACTCATAACTACTGTAGACTAATTATTAGAGAATAATTTGGTGGaaaatactattattaaatcttcTGTTTGTTTGTCGATAAGTATTATAACGATAATATTGTCGAGGTccaaaataatttgtttgtCTCTTTGTATaagtattataattattacttAATCCACGATTCTGTCCATATCCATATCTATTTCCATATCCACTTCGATAACTATTACCATTTCCATAGTCAGTACCATAACCATTACCTAGTCCTGTACTATTACCAAGTCCATTATCATTATAACCATATCCAGTATTATTAGGtgtattataattagtataaGTATAATTAGGAACAGTTGTATAATTAGGAGTTAAATTAGGGTTATTATAACCAACTTGATATGGAGCTGTTAAAGTAGTAACATTATCATAATTGGCATAGTTATTCAAACTACTTTTCTTTATTCTagaatttgaatttataaaactataattttttccaatttttaaattaactgaATTACATGAGTTATGTAATGAATTGTGTATTGAGTTACGTAATGAATTACGTAATGTTGAATTGAAAGATGTTGTAATGAAATTTGGTAATGTATTTAAAGAATTAGTAATTCTTTGAAATGGACTTAATGCCATGGAATGTGTAACAAATATTGAAAACAAATGcgataaaaataacattagaataaaatcaaatacatttataatattaaacatatgcaattattatatattccaattaatttttattgaaTAACATTCTTCATatggtaataatattaataataataatcttCACTTGAAGGtctatataatatttaatcacaatataatataatgaaaatttatatcaataaattaataattattgataattgaataatattaaataaacacATCCAATGGggtgtatataatattttttaggattccatatttatatattattaaataatatataattatataatataatatactaaataatatgtaaTTGTGGATTCtatgattaataattggAATCTATCATTAATaagtaaaatataacattaataatgatGAGATTAAGAAATTAGTGTAGAATTATATCTTTGATAACAttctttaataaattgtgaTAACATAGTTTTAGTAATTGAATTGTTAAAtgtatttgataaatgtTGATAAAATGGATTACGAAATTGAtaagaaattgaaaaatcaattatagTTCCATTTTCTgttttttttaaattccaATTTGTATccaatttttcaaatattttactatCATATGCTATAGcctatatataatataaatattataatatatggaaatattataatagaaataccttaatataattatatggTTCAAATGAAACTTTAGATATATAAGattcttttaataataaaaagttaatagttaataatgcttttctataattttttatatcatcatttaattcatCTATCCAATTACTTTCctataattattactattaattctattataattctatactaaatatataatagtatatatattaaatatataattagaatACTTTACACCAAGGAACAAATTTATGATAATTTGGTATATCAATAATAGtatcataaattatttttataggAAGATCAACTAATTTTGTTTtcttatatattaatatatttgtatttaattttatattctttaatatattatatcctttatacattatttttacactatatatacaaattatttatacactATCTATAcactaattattaatatatattagtagtatatagtattaatagtgtaaataatataattaatagtataaataatagaaattaaaagaagCGGGCATGGTCTAGTGGTTATGACGCCTGCTTCACACGCAGGAGGTCCCGAGTTCGAGCCTCGGTGCCcgtataattatattttcccatataaatttatttatattacactattaattttaatatattattttattaattaatttattatattttattaatttaatttaattttatattatttaattatacaatttataataatagattctattactaatttattcttACTCTTAGTGTTGTATacttaaatataattaatgtataAGAATAATTAAGAGAAATATTAGAAGATTATAGAAGCGGGCATGGTCTAGTGGCTATGACGTCTGCCTAACACGCAGAAGATCCCGAGTTCGATCCTCGGTGCCcgtattaattatattttctaaaaaaatatattcaatattattaaatttatttatatattaatttatcatttaatttattatattttattaatttttacttttttTTCCAATATATCCCAATCAACactattttttataattataaccattattattatagaatttattattatgaaatatttattattaaagaatattattattaaatatatttattattaatgtgtatataaaattgaataataaaatgagtGGACATGAAATTGGTTTATTATTTCGTAAAGGCTGGTTTACTAGAAGAATTTTTAGTACTGTAATAATTTTCGCAGTCTCTGATGCATTTGTTAAATTGtattctaatatatatttattattttttagtgAATATGGAATACCATTTACATTCGATTTCGAATCTACTACTTGGGAATGGTGGAATAATCCCAAAAATCGTGAAAAGTATTctttatacatatatattcacaattttttagttattaacatatattctatcatttattaaattatattaaattatattaaattatattaaatttattaaattattattgttatatttattgttattattagGGCATTGAAAGAAATTACCCaaaataacaattaataatttttctaatatttcGTATATTTggattattattaattggaGGATCACGTATTCTAAATATTAAGATAaagattaaattaaattaccTTAATCTATAACCTGGCATTTGTTTCTGCAATTTCTTCAAATCACATCTACTCACATACTTTATACGCattttattcttatattttaatctaCTCTaatcaatatatataaagaatttattatatactgaACTAAATGTATAGAAGTAATTGTATATACAgaaataattgtatatagaattaattatacaagATGTAATTTTTTGGAATTTCTACCACTTTGTAATCTTTCCCATCCAAatctataattaaatttaattaatgaattagaaattaattaattagtgAACAATAATGATGTGGATTGAGAATTAGATTACCTTGTGAGTCTAAATCTCATAGAAACACGAGGATGatttttatgttttttTTTATCTTGTAAAACTTGTTTAATACGACAACGACGTTTTATACCAACCCAATCAATATTAAGATCAGGCCTATAATATCTTctaataaacaaatttacacctttaaattcattaaattttaaattaaaatatgaaggaaaatattttaatgatgaattataatatttattagtaaaattatatgtaGAAATAGGAAAATTAAGATAATCggaatataaaatgaatttgtaaaaaaattttgtatttttcttcaatccaataatattagtaaaaaaataattaaacataatataatatgtgtaaatatgtgatgaaataataaaaattaagtGGTGTGATTAGAGCCtgataattaaaaaaaaaattaattaatatgtttattaataaaaccatatataatagtttgaaatattaatatatataataatctaTTAGAGGGTTTTGgttatatattagtttGTTGTACAATATGTAATTGGTATAATGTTAGATTTTATAAATCAAACCGAGTCCAGATTTCTTCTGGATTCTATCCATGAAACTCACATGGAAAAGtctaaaataattagaatctttaaaataattaagatcaaaaatatattaagaataaataaattaactaatttgttaattttcTGCTTACTAATTTGTTTATCAAGGACTGGAAATTGTTATGCTATTGAAACTAGAAAAGATGCTGGTTCAGATTTTGGTCCATTTTTAGAAACACCAAATTTTCTTGAAACTCCAccaaaaattattgaagATTCAGTAATGGAAGAAATTGATGCTCTTGATGATTATAATTccaaaaatgaaaatgaattaacaaatagttttagtaaatttttCAATCGATCAAAATTTGatctaaaaaaatttgataaatttgataatttggataaaaattttgataaatttgatgctcttgataattttgatgattctgatgattctgataaatttgatgaTTCATTTGATATACCATATAAACACTCATTTGACACAGTTCAAACACTTAATACTCTTAAAAAAACAGATAATCTCACATGTGGTACAGATCCATTTGAACATGATCctgatttaaaatactttaaaaatcctaaaaatatatcaaaCGCTGAAAATACATCCACTACGAATAAATTATCCAATGACAATTCATTAGATACTGTGGATACTAAGGacactaatactaatgaaACCCCTTTCAGGGGTAGTACTGATGATAGTGTTGATGGAATGGGTACAGTAGAAATGGAAGATGAATTGAATAGTGAAGAAGCACCAAAAGTATGTCCATTTGGATTTACAAGTGGAAATAAACGTAAAACTAAAACTGAAACTACAAAAGATTCAACTGACACTAATAAATCGGATGACATGAAATCTGATGAACTAAAAACGgataaagaaaatttgTACTTGGAAGAGAAACAATTTGAAGAAAagatattatatttgatgagttcaatgaagaaattgaaGAAAGAAATCTTGGGAAAGAATGCGGAATTGGATGACCTTTTTATGCAAGTGGAACATTTGAGAGTAAGTTTGGGCAAATTTGATAGTGCATTTTACCGAACATTATTTAGTGATTTGGAAACATTATCAagagatttaaatttgCTAAGAAAGGGAAACATATATTACACAGgagataattataatatattaaataatattacagTAATGGATGCTCTGAGAGCTTTGTTCGTGATATATCGCACACCATTTGTACTCTTGAGACATAACTTCCCATTATATAACAAGTGTGAAgtttttatatacaattttcTAAGGTACAAATTACCGAAATTTCTCTACACAGTTTATAGTAGAGTAAATAATGGTATGAAGAAAGGTACTAACTATTTATACTCAAATAGTGTCAAGTACATGAGgaatacatttatataccacagtgttaataaaaagacaataaatatatatgatGTTCTATTGACAGATTATTTAAGGGATAAAATGTCTGTAGATGTGGATAAAGTAAATTATTCAGGAAATGcatttattaataagttgataaatatgcttataaaattaaagataGTGAAACATTACAAGTATATAAGGTATGGAGTATTTAAGAATAGTGTAATTTCAATGGTCTTTTTGAATAggaaatatatattagatGGTTACGTAGTGGGTAGTAACCCGGACTTCTTCTATATAAAACTTAAGGATCATAAGACACTAGAAGTTCTCTATTACATTTATAAACTCAAAGTTATGTGTTTCCTAGAAAAATTGGCATTATTTTTCTTGAGATATTTTTCTATGATTTGTAATTTGTTCTTACAAGATCcagaaaaattatataacaatTATACAAGACCATTATTCAACTTTGAAAGTATCCCATTATTTAACTTTCAAACCATGAAGATTAagaatttgtatttttttcttAGAGGAGTATCAATATTGGCACTTCAGAAAGTGGATGTGTTTATGGattattgttttaattATGCTAACAAAGTTAATCCAGAATTATCTATCTTAGTACCAAAGGATTTGTTAAATCgtattttctttatttctGTAATTATACTCTTGACTGTGATTATGGTGTTTCTAATTCAATTGGCATTTCACATTTTGACATCAATTGTCTCAACATTGACTgggaataataatagtaaaacTACAATAAGTTCTAGATTGAGACATTGGTATCATAAATCATTCTTGAGACATTTTTTCCAATTGATGAAAAAGAGTCTAAGTCATGGAAAATCACATAAAAGGAAACATAGATACCATCGCAATTTCGAAACCTTTCATAGAATCATCGATGATGGAAATGTTACCAATTCTGATAATTATAAaccatttaaaaataaaatcaattgaTTCTATTTCAATATcactaatatatatagtatatactaagataatttatataaaatagaGTAAGTAGAGTGacttaatactattaattattactaataccATTAGTATGGTGATTGGTAATATGGATATTACTTATCCCAAGAAGGATAAGGCTATTGATATTCCTAAGGATactgttaaaattaaaactgGTACCGTTAATGCTGATGGTAACTGTACTGAGACTGCTAAGGAGATTAAGGGTGATGCCACTATTACTCCTGCTACTCAGACTGAGGGTCCTAAACTTACTATTAAAGATATTACTGGTGCTGATGCTCTTGCTACCATTGCTGGTACTCCGTGTAATGTTAGTGTGGATACTGAGAAGAAAACTCTTACTATTAACTATACTCAGGGTACTGGTAAGAAGTGtattgaaattgaaattactggtattaatactaaaaaAACTGGTACTGCTAGTGCTACTACTGTTCAATATGGTCATATATTTACTGAAACTTTTGATACGAGTAAAGTTCATTGGCCAGAGATAATCTCTCCTACACTTATGGTTATTGTAGGTATGATACTTCTAGTTATTACAATATTCCCGCCGGTGATTGTAGCCGCACTAAGGAAGACTGCCCCCCTACTTGGTAATTGGAGTCATTATCAGTCACCAATGTGCAAATGGGGAGCTGATGAAAAAGACCAACAAGATAAGTGGACCAACACTGGCGAGACATGGACTAGTGGTGATACTACTGGCAGTCAGGATGCTTCCTTCTGGCATGGATTTGATCTTCTTATAGTCCTTAAGATATTACTAGCCTCAGCAGTGCTGTGGTCCAAGGCTTATTGGGAAGGTGATAAGGCTAAGGATGGATACCCACCATCTGATCCTAATCAAAGAGAATGTAAAAAACTCAACGTGGCCGCTACTACTTCTGGTTCTGGTACTGAACTGACATACACTATTGGACAAAACTTTGCTGAAAACCATGCCAAAGATAATTGTGGTTTTAAGAATTCTCCTACTTACTATGCTCACTTGGTACCTCCAAGTCTTATGGTCCTTGTTGGTATGGAACTTCCACTTCCAAACATTACCATAGTAACAACAGTTATCAGTGGAGTGTTTATCATGGAACTCCTCAGGATCGTACTGGACAGCTGCAAGACTAACATTGGAGATAGTAGAACTACTAGCACCGAGGGTGAGTCTACCACTCCCTTTGAGACCACCTTCGAGAGTAACATTAACGGTGCCGGAGAGTGTGAGAGGTTGAGTAGAAGGATTTCCATTCTTGGTGATTTCAATTTTACCTTCTGCCACTATCTTGGTACCACTAGCGAGGGTTCCAGTGAGTTTTATGGT encodes:
- a CDS encoding transcription factor, putative — protein: MNEESPSNSDLFGDDVPEDTSTLLDDLTTELDELTEEAPVEETKKKRSRKLKKRDSSKKRKIDVSAFLDTEAQVGDDEDENYEYDFLLPDESTEAERLEHRSRLKRLQDDKRDDRRIGGTQYLETAIDKLAKRYQDQTFEEGEDEIQESQPIEYDGIEETSALIPDLGDPKLWIVRTNRQTPDRNLAISIMNKSLRYQSMGKNLGIYSCFVPDGVTGYLYIEADNKTTVIEALSEFRQISLNTLKLVPINEMSNVFTTGFDNVYIPRVGEFVRVKFGRYAGDLGQVYESDENTSTVTLKLIPRIDPSILSNNDNFNDGFDGIDSINSIGTVGTAAPVNGVKKNIKYNKMLFDRDAVELNGGLIEHGIIPGTFRYQGMTFLDSGHILQKFSSKRLVTQDAVNPTLAELREFSTDSSLTEVLSHVTRSAGSKSALYKLGDRVKVVKGELMSVTGKIIGVEAEEVEVQPDDKELPNFRINLNSVIKDLVEGDNVRAIGGSNEGKTGLVVMVNAKNRSALVFSPQTGEEFKSTLEHLALIPREGLGDEGSKVGGINGFVVTDLVQTTSGEVGVIISVERSGSVTILTDGNNRLKVSPGQITCKRTSVGSSSRDFNNQPIEPRQRVMVVRGNYRNKTGQVLHLWRNTLFLSVENDVIVVSSTDCLRAGNATSTATKPVTTNAPIGNVKLVRKNPLIGKTVKILQGRYKGLLGDIIHVEPTQFTILLKVKPKTVRYPKSECVILDNWHHNIRYANTYSNNSRINTTSTVLGSTGINSNMDTYSTVTTTTDINALANTNTTVPTNTTTPGTTVSGIVENKMSPWSVEGVVVKVIGPGGYYGKMGVVGEVFENMVDTSLQVLHVMVEEDYIAIAAESVEPVPPSKPGEQALVFSMGKDKFGTVVNVSGDKVTVKLTTGDVVTVDKEGVALMSQQ
- a CDS encoding uncharacterized protein (2 probable transmembrane helices predicted for TA18430 by TMHMM2.0 at aa 21-43 and 63-80;~GPI-Anchor Signal predicted for TA18430 by DGPI v2.04, no cleavage site predicted), with the protein product MSGHEIGLLFRKGWFTRRIFSTVIIFAVSDAFVKFEYGIPFTFDFESTTWEWWNNPKNREKYSLYIYIHNFLVINIYSIIY
- a CDS encoding dead box RNA helicase, putative (Contains 1 putative transmembrane domain;~Apicoplast targetting peptide predicted by the PlasmoAP tool;~1 probable transmembrane helix predicted for TA18420 by TMHMM2.0 at aa 7-29;~Signal peptide predicted for TA18420 by SignalP 2.0 HMM (Signal peptide probability 0.786, signal anchor probability 0.112) with cleavage site probability 0.435 between residues 29 and 30) → MFNIINVFDFILMLFLSHLFSIFVTHSMALSPFQRITNSLNTLPNFITTSFNSTLRNSLRNSIHNSLHNSCNSVNLKIGKNYSFINSNSRIKKSSLNNYANYDNVTTLTAPYQVGYNNPNLTPNYTTVPNYTYTNYNTPNNTGYGYNDNGLGNSTGLGNGYGTDYGNGNSYRSGYGNRYGYGQNRGLSNNYNTYTKRQTNYFGPRQYYRYNTYRQTNRRFNNSRGYDIPVSLIDWEKEELVEIKKDFYDLSYEADSRPGEEIEKILKSHDIIIEGEHPLPKPVTTFDEAVFNEPIQKIIKESKFTEPTPIQKVGRDIIGVSQTGSGKTLTFLLPGLLHLLAQPPVGKGGPIMLVLSPTRELCVQIAEEAKPYSRLLNLRLIPIYGGTPKLSQVREIQNGAEIIVATPGRLLEYLSTGAIKLNRVSYFVMDEADRMLDMGFEPQIRKIMGQIRPDRQTLMFSATWPSEIKRLASEFYLELTANPNIKQNFEFPNSYEVKDNLFDFLGSLAPEKKVLIFSDLKSFADQLTSALRYRRFRAYSLHGNKTQNQRERILNMYRSGEFNILVATDVAARGLDIKDIDYVINLDVPKSLLDYIHRIGRTGRGNNKGESLLYFPIDTLSPSKVKFAQDLSNLLTKVNQTVPSQLTQIANNNL